Within Bdellovibrio bacteriovorus HD100, the genomic segment TCAATCTTCTTTTCGTTGAAGCCAATCCGATCCCGGTGAAAAAGGCGTTGCAGTTGATGGGCATTCTGGAGTCCGCAGAACTGCGTCTGCCATTGGTGGAGCTGGGTGCTGAAAACACCGCAAAACTTCAGGCCGAGATGAAAAAAGTGGGTGTGCTGTGAAGAAAATCAAAATCGGCCTGATGGGTTCTGCCGGCCGTATGGGTCAAGAGATCGCCGGGGTGATTGAAGCCAACCCCCGCTGCGAACTGGTGTATGCTCCCCTGCGCGGTGAAAAGTGGGACTCCAAGAAAGCGCAAGCTGTGGATGTGTGGATTGACTTCACTTCACCGGAAGCCCTGAAAGATATTTTGAAAAAAGCCAGCGAAACCAAAACACCGGTGGTGTGCGGAACGACGGGCTTTTCCAAAAAAGAAAAAGAGCTGCTGAAAACCTACAGCAAAAAAATTCCGGTTCTGTGGTCTTCGAACATGAGCCTGGGTGTGGCGGTGCTGAACGAAGCGCTGAAAGCCTTTTCCGCGATTTCGCATTTTGATTTCCAGATTGAGGAAATCCACCACAATCGTAAAAAAGACCGACCTTCCGGAACGGCGATCACCCTGCAGGAAAATCTGGAAAAAGCGGTGGATAAGAAACTTCCTGAAGCTTTGGCCATTCGCGGGGGCGGCGTGTTTGGAGTGCACAAGATCTTTGCCATGAGTGATGAAGAGGTTTTGACCTTTGAACACACGGCCTTGAACCGCACCGTCTTTGCCAAAGGTTCTGTGCAGGCGGCCGAGTGGCTGGTGAAACAAAAGCCGGGTCTTTATCAGATCCGCGATGTTCTGTTCGGAAAAAGCAAAAAATGAGTCCTGTGCGGCATTCGGCATTGATATATCTGACGCTGGATCTGGTCGGCGGCACCGAGAAGGCCAAGGCACTTTTGGCTAAATTGTCAGAGTGTGGAGACATTGTGGCGATTTCTTCGGTGTACAAACGTTACCTGACTCCGGAGCGTCTGGATCTGAGTGCCCGCATGGAGTTTGTGATTCGTTTTGAAACCATGATGTCGGTCGATCAGTGTCTGCACGTGGTGCTTTCCGGCTGCGAGCAAGGAGCTCCGGGTCTGCTTCAACGCAGCCATGCCGAACTGACCCTTTTGACTTTTGATGACATGATTCTGATGTCACCGCGTCTGACGCTTCCCTATCCGCAACTGCACCAGGATCCTCTTATTATTCGCTGTGCCGCAGAGGCCTGGGGGCAATATGAGCATCCCATCTATCAAAAGAGCTTAAGCGAAATTGCGCGTTCCGCCCTGCCGGCCAAGCAGGCCGAGTTCCATATTCAGGGTAAAAGCCTGGTTGATTTTTAATCCTGGAAAACGTACAAATTGAGGGTATCCAAAAATCACGTTTCCAGACTCGGGAGTCCCCATGAAGTTTTTCATCGATACAGCAGAAATTGAAGAAATCAGACAAGCCAATCTTCGTGGTTGGGTTGACGGTGTTACCACCAACCCTTCTTTGATCGCAAAAAGCGGCAAGGACTTCCACACCGTGATCAAAGAGATCTGCAAAGAGATCACAGGTCCAGTTTCTGCGGAAGTGATCAGCCTGCAACACGAAGAAATGGTTCGTGAAGGTAAAGAGCTGGCGAAACTGGCTTCCAACGTTGTGGTGAAAATCCCAATGTGTGAAGACGGCATGATCGCCGTAAAGAAATTGAAATCAGAAGGCATCAAGACCAACGTCACACTGGTGTTCTCTCCAATGCAGGCATTGCTTGCGGCTAAAGCCGGCGCGACGATGGTATCCCCGTTCGTGGGTCGTCTTGACGACATTGGTGTTGAAGGTATGCAGATGGTTGATCAGGTTATCCAGATGTACCGCAACTATGACTTCGAGACTGAAGTATTGGTAGCCAGTGTAAGAAGCCCGATGCATATCCAACTTGCAGCTGAAATGGGCGCGGACATCGCGACTATTCCGTTTAAAGTAATGCAATCCATGACTCACCATCCGTTAACTGACAAAGGTATCAAGATGTTCATGGATGACTGGAACAAGGCTCAGAAGAAATAATGATGAAGACCTTCGTCTGGGTATTCCTTCTTGCATCGACGCTTTTTTTTGCTGGTTGTCGCACCGGTGGGGTGATCTTGCGTGAAACCCCGCTCAACCTGAGTGAGACCCGTCGCGCGATTGTGGCTGTGATTGGTGAACCCAAATCCATCAGTCAGAACGGGCGCGAGATGACGTCTCAGTACTACGACAAAAAAGGCAAGAATATCGACAAGATGGATATGGCCAGAGAACGTTTTTACACCCATGTCACTGTTCTTGGTGACCGCCGTCCTTACGATGTTCAGGTCCAGGTTCTGGTCGAAGGTCGTAATGAAGATGGCGGTTTTGACCTGCTTGACCGCGACGACGACAAAGCCGCGCCCATCGCGGAAAAGATCCGCCAGTCCCTTAACCAAAGTCGCGACAGTCGTAACGTCATTGACGACTTCCGTTCCTTCTAAATACGATAAAGGCTAGTCAGAAATGACTATTCTTCAAATGAGGTGACTGTTGCAAGGAATGCGACTGAAGCGGTTCATATTACCGCTCCTGGTATTAGCTGGAAGCTTATACTGGTCAAGCCCCACAGGTGGCTTGAAGTTCATACCTATTTATGAAGCCCTCACCATCAAAGCTCAGAAAAATTCTCCACCACATATCGCCTTTGAAGAACTGCTGGAATCCGAGAGGCAACTTGCAGAGTGGTCAAGAATCGAAAAAGTGAAACCATTGAATCTTGCCGCAGAAAAGTCCACCGCACCGCTGTTTGCGAAGCGTGTGGAAATCGCTGAAATGGTGATTCAAAAAACTCCGGAAAGATTTGTCGCGGAAGCACCATCCACAACAACGGTGGATGCCGATCCGACGGCATGGATGAATGATCTTTCCCCTGCTCAAGCCAAGCGTCTGCAAGCCGCTCAAAGCCGCAGCGAAGTGATGGGTCAGGACTGGAGCCAGCCAACGTGGTCTGACATGGCCAAAGAGGTTCTGGAAAAATCCGGCGTGATGACGGCGACAACATCCTCCAACCCACGTGTGTATGTGGCGGGTGTGGATGCTTCCGGCAAAGCCAACACCAAAATTCCCCAGGCTGAAGTGCGCATCCCGGATCGCAACAACCAACCCTCTGATGACGGCATGAATCCTTCCTATGGTTTGGTGGAAGAACAAAGACCGGCGGGCATTCGCACGATCTCGGGTCCTTTGGAAATCACCGGCGGCCTGGCGGTCACCAATGAACATCATATTGAAATCCGTCGCAGTGACGAAGGTGTCTTAAAAGAACTGGGCAAGGTCAATCTTGTTCAGGGTCAGTATAATATAGATGTCGAAGATGTGACCGGATCCATCATTGCCCGTCTGGTGGACAAAGAGGGTAAAACCCTGGGTGAAGGCAGCTTCCGCTTAAATCGTGTGGCCTCGATTGCGCAAAACCGTTTGCAGGGACCGAAGATTCGCATCGAACCACATCCTGACTTTGGCGGCATTGTTACAAGTGCTTACAATCCAAAGCCGGATGATGCAGCTCCCGCCAAGACTCTGGTGACCTTTGTAAAAGGTGCCAAAGAAGTCGCACCGAAAAAAGACGGAGCCGTGGCGATGGATAATGTGACCAAAGGATCCACGACGGTGATGCGCGCGGCAGCGCCTTCGCACATGCAAACAGCGTCCATTGTGGTTTCGGGTCAGGAATTTAAGACGCCTCTTTATCCGGCTTCGATGATCCAGGCCCTGCAGGACATTTTGAGCCAGCAAAGACAGATGTCCTTTGAAGGCGCACCAACCATCATCTGGGGTAAGGTCAGCCTTGATGGCAAAACACTTTCCGGAATTGATGTGGTTGTCGAATCAGATCCAAGTCTTGTGCCGGTTTACTTTAATCAGTTCATGCTTCCGGATCCAAGTTTGAAATCCACCGGTGACAACGGTCTGTTTGCCTTTGTGAATGCGGAGCCAGGCTTCCATTCCCTGCTGGCAACCCGAGCCGAGGCAATTGTGGGTTATCAGAACGTGGTGGTGGAAGAAGGCTCTGTGGCTCAAGGGGACATTCAGTCCACTATGAAAAACGAAGCCGTTCCGCTGCGGGTGTATGACGCCTTTGCGGGCGATGCGGTTCCGGCCACCGTGACCATGCAAAGCTTGCAGAGCGAATTTGAAGTTCAGGGTGCCACGACGGTGACTTTGCCGAACCTGAAGCGCTATGGTCTAATGCGAGTACAGCCTGAGGGCACCGACTATGTGGCGGCGAGATATGTTTACAATGACAACGACGAATACGTGCACGCCCCGGTGGTTCGCTGGTCATGGCTGAGCGCTATCAAAGGTTATCTGAAGATTGATGATCTGCCGACGGCGGGTGTGATTGTGGGCTTTGTTCCGGATGAAAACTTTGAAGTTTATCTGGCAGCATATGATTCATTCAACCCGCGCCAGATTGTGTACTTCGATATGCAAGGCCGTATCCTGCAAAATGGCAAGGGCATCGCGGGTGGTGGTTTCATTCTTTACAACGTTCCTGAAGACATTCACGAAGTTGTGGTGGTGGGCGAAAGAACGCAGAAGATCTATTCCCGCGTTCTGCCCGTGGATCCAAACACGCTGTCCGTGCTTAGTTTCCGAGAGTAAATTCAGAAACACATTTCTTGAAATAGTTCCCGCGATCTTCAAAGGACTTGAATTCATCAAGACTGGTTCCGCCCGGGCTTAGTAATACTGTATCACCAGGTTTTGCGCTTCCCAGGATGTCACACAGGGCTTCACCCAAACGGGCAAAAGACCTTCCGGGCAACGTGGACTTTGTCTGTGCGATCTCACGACATTCACCGAAGAACACAAACTCGATGTCTTTCAGATTTCCCAGGGCTTTCAGATCCTGCCACGGCAGATTTTTATCCCGGCCGCCCAAAAGCAGCCACAGCCTTCCGGGTTTTGAAAGAGTGTCATGAGCCGCCGCGGTTGCAATCAACACACTGTCCATGGCGGTGGCTTTGCTGTCGTTGATAAATCGAATGCCCTTGTAGGTGCCGACACTTTCCAGTCTGTGGACAAGGCCCTTAAAGGATTTCATGCCCTCAATCGCCGAAGCCGGCCATTTTGCAGAAAGTGCCAGGGCGCTGGCCAAAGCCAGATTGTCCTGATTGTGCTGACCGATCAGTTGCGCTTTTTCAAGCTGCAAGGAAGTCAACATTTTGTCAGAGCGGGAGATGATCTTCACCTGTTCCGGCTGCCCGTTTTTATGGAAGTACTCAACCAGATCACCGCCTTCGCGATTGAGCAGCAGGGCATCCTTGGTCAAAGACAGGATCTTCCACTTGGTGTCGTAATAGTGCTGAAGGTTGTCGTAGCGCTCAAGATGATTGGAGGTGAGGTACGTGATCGCGGAATAATCCAGGGAAAGACCCTCGCAGTTTTCCAGTTGATAGCTGGATAGCTCCAGAATCACCCAGTCGGCGCGCGGACGTTTGCCTTCAATCACATCGGCGGCATAGTCTGCAAACGGGGTTCCCAGGTTTCCACCGACAAAGCCGGTTTTGGAAAAGGCCTCTAGCCCCGCACCTAAAATCGAAACGGTCGTGCTTTTTCCAACGGAACCGGTCACGCCGATCATCTTTTCGGTTTCCAGGGTCGCACAGGCCAAAGAAAGTTCGCTGGTGATTTGGACTCCGTTTTTCCGAGCGTCTTGAATCCAGGCCGATGCCAGGGGAACACCCGGGGACACCACCAGCGTGCCGGGCTTTTGATTCATCAGGACCTGAGGGTCACGAAACTGAGCCGATTCCAGCTTTCCATCAAAAGTAAGAATGGATTCGGGTGCATGACCCGCCAAAGTCAGCAGGCGTTTGGCGGCTTCACCGCTTTTACCCATGCCGACAATTGCAATTGGAGTCTTCAGGTTCTTGATAAATTCTTTCATCTGCACGATCATAGACTTGGGAGGCAGATTTGCCCACTTCTTTTTCAAGACCTTTTCCTGATTTTAAAATGGCGTCGCACACTGCGATCATCAGTGATTTGCATTTGTGTGAAGCCGAGCCTGTGAACCTGCGCTTCCCGCTGTGGAAGAAATTCAAGACGCGGCAGTTCTTCTTTGATGACACGTTTGAAGTGTTTTTGAAAAGCTGTGAAGAAAAGGCGCAAGGCGCCTCGGTGGAGCTTGTTCTGAACGGGGATATTTTTGATTTTGACAGTGTCCTGCGTTTGCCGGATGAACCGGTCTTTCATGTCAGCGGTCTTGAAAAGCGCCGCGGGCTGTTTCCGATTGAAGAGCGATCCCGATTTAAAATTGAAGTGATTCTGAAAGACCATGCCGACTGGGTTCGCGCCCTGCGTGAATTTGTACTACGGGGCAACCGTGCCGTCTTTGTGATTGGCAACCACGATCTGGAGCTTCACTTCCCGGAAGTGCAGGCCGAGATCTATCGTCATCTGAACTTGCCGGAAGACAAAAAACATCAGGTTCGTTTTGTGGAGTGGTTCTATATCAGCAATCAGGACACATTGATTGAACACGGCAATCAGTATGATCCGTATTGCATGTGTGAAGACCCCATCAATCCGTTTGTTCGCGGATACAATTTTGTTTCGCTGAAACTGCCGTTTGGAAATCTGGCCTGTCGTTATCTGATGAACGGAATGGGCTTCTTCAATCCGCATGTGGACAGCAACTACATCATGAGTATTCCGCAGTACATAAAGTTCTTTGTGAAATACATGCTGCGCGCGCAGCCGGGACTGGTGCTGACCTGGTTCTGGGGATCCGTGCTGACACTGCTTCATTCCTTCTATGACCGTCTGGCGGCGCCGATCAGAAATCCATTGAAGATTGAAGACCGCGTGTCTTTGATTGCTGAAAAATCAAATGCCGAACCCCGCATGGTGCGAGAACTGAAAGAGTTGTTTGTGGCTCCGGCCGCCAGCAATCCGTTTTTACTGGCGCGTGAACTGTGGCTGGATCGTGCGTTTATTATCTTTGTCGCTTTCTATCTGATCTTCCAGTTGATGATCTTTGTCCGGGCTATTTATGAAATCTCGTTCTTCTGGGCTTTCATTCCGTTGTTCTTGCTGCTGCCGTTTTTCCTATTCTACAGCAAGTCGGTGACCTCCCTCGTGTCTGGCTACAAAGAACCTGATGACCGGGTGATGGCTATGACCAGTGCAATCACCAAGGTGAATCGCATCGTTTACGGGCACACTCATCATACCCGCCATGAAATGATCGGGTCCGTCGAACACTTGAACAGCGGGTGCTGGTCACCGGCCTTTTTGGATGTGGAATGCACCAAGCCGTTGGATCAAAAAACATTCGTGTGGATATCTCCGGGAGAGGCCGGAACCCGTCAGGCAGAGCTTTTCAAGTTCGTGGATGGAAAACCGGAGCTGTTAATGAACCCGGGGCGCTCTTAAATTAGTGCGCCGCAAGAAGATTTCATATTGTCATTCACAGGACCCTATGCAAACCTTTTATCTGTTCGATTAACATGGATGGAGAGGTATATCATGGCAGAAGTACTTGTAGTAACAAGCAAAGTTAAAAAACTGATCAAAGAAAAAGGTCAAATGAACACATCTGCTGAGACTATTGACGTACTCAGTAAAGCCATTGAGCAACTGTGCTTGAAAGGCGTTGAATCTGCAAAAGCTGACGGTCGCAAAACCGTAATGGCTCGCGATATCGTTATCGACCACCTTTAATTCGGTCGAACGAAAATTCGTTCAGCATTGGTTCAATTTTAAAACCCACGGCCCTGAAACCGTGGGTTTTGCATTTTTTAGCACTGAAAATTCCGTCGGAGTTTGAATGATTAAAAAAGCCCTGCCCGTCTTACTTGTTCTTGGCGCCGTCATCAGCTATCTGCTGTGGCCCCGGTCTTCCGAAAATTCAGAAGTCCCTCATCCGACGTCCACTATTGAAAAGCAAGAGCCTCAAGATGCACAAACTCCCTCCGACTCTGAGCCTGGGGCAGTTTTCTCGGCTTTTGAAATTAAGACCGTGCAAACTGTCAGCGAAAGTGTTCCCTTTGAAGAACCATCATCGCCGCACGACGAGCCCGCCGCGAAAAGTGAAGTGACCTATGTGGTGGAAGACGGCGTGGCGGTCGTTAACGAAGACATCGTGATCGGAGTTCCCCGCAGCGCCAAGGCCCGCGGCAGCGTGGTCCTGGAAAGCGTGCAGCTGTGGGAGGGCGGTGTGGTGCCTTTTCATATCCAGGGAGATGTCCCCAACAAATCTGAGATCATTCAGGCCATTGCTGAGTTCGTTGAAACTCCCATCAAGTTTGTTCCCTACACAAATCAGGAAGATGTCCTGGTGTTTGAAGCCGGAGCGGGCTGTAAATCCTATCTGGGGAAAGTCGGCGGCAAGCAGCCGCTGTGGATCTCCGGGGGCTGCGGGGTGACCGAGATCACCCATGAGATCATGCATGCATTGGGGTTTATCCACGAACAAAATCGCACGGACCGGGACCGGTTTGTTGAAGTGGTGTGGGACAATATCCACGAGAAGTACAAACACAACTTTGAGCTGTTTCCCGCCTCTTTGATGGTGCTCAGCGGGGCCGCGGCGTTTGATTTTGAATCTGTCATGCTTTATCAGCCGACCGCGTTTAGCAAAAACGGCGAGGTCACCATAAGATCAAAAACAGAATCCCTGCTGGCTCCGAGCGCGGCTCTGAGCGCCGGAGACATCCAGCGACTTGTGCATGTCTATGGCAGAAACTAAATCATGGCCTGAAGCTCTTCCCAAGAGATGATCTTCACACCCAAGCCCTGGGCTTTTTCCACTTTAGAGCCCGGATCATCACCCACCACCAGATAATTCAGCTTGGATGAAACCGAGCCCAGAATTTTCCCGCCATTTCTTTCGATCAAGTCCTTGGCATCGTCCCGTTTCACCGGAAGTGTGCCTGTGATCAGGAAGCTCATGCCGGACAGAGAGCCTTCTTGCGCCCGCACAGGCCCCGCAATTTTCACGCCCAGTTCAATCATTGCTTTCACTTCGTCGACCAGCTTCGGATTTCCAGTCCAGTCGCGGATGGATTTGGCAACTTTGGCGCCGATCTCTGGGACCTGCAACAGTTCTTCTTCGGAGGCCTCCAGGAATTTATCTATCGTCAGGAAGTGATCCGCCAGATGTTTTCCGGTTTGTTCCCCCACGAAGCGTATTCCCAGTGCAAAGATGAAACGCGCAAGTGTCGGGTTCTTGCTGTTTTCAATGGACTTGATGATGTTATCCGCCGATTTGTCACCCTGGCGTTCCAAAGACAGAATCTGCTCTTTCGTCAGACGATAGAAATCGGAAAAGCGGGTCAGCAGTTTGTTGTCGACCAGTGTTTCGATCAGGCGATCTCCGACCTTGTCGATGTTCATCGCACGTCTGGCCACGAAATGTTTCAAGGACTCTTTCACGACAGCGATGCACAGTGGATTCACGCAGCGGGTGACCACTTCGCCTTCAGCTTTCACAGCGACAGAGTCGCAGGCCGGGCATCTTTCCGGAATCGAGTACGGCAGACGGTCCGCCGGGCGCTTGTCAGGATTGACGACCTCCACGACTTCCGGGATTACGTCACCAGCACGCTGAATGATCACGGTGTCGCCGATGCGGATGTCTTTGCGGGTGATTTCATCCTGGTTGTGCAAGGTGGCGTTCGTAACGGTGACGCCACCCACTTTCACCGGCTTCATGATCGCCACCGGGGTCAACGCGCCGGTGCGACCCACCTGAACCACAATGTCTTCCACGGTGGTCTGGGCCTGCTCCGGTTTGAACTTCGCAGCCGTGGCCCATCTGGGGCTTCTGGCCACCAGGCCCAGGTCCTCTTGCAGGCGCAGGGAATTAACCTTGATCACCACGCCGTCAATATCAAATGGAAGTTTCGGACGGACTTTTTCGATGTGGTGATAGTACTTCACCACTTCTTCCGGTCCCTTGGCCACCACCAGCAAGTCCTCTTTGTACGGAAGCACCGTCGGAATGCCATGGTCGTTGAAGTATTCCTGAATGTTCTTTTGTGTGTTGAAGGTTTCACCCTCCACCGCACCCAGAGCGTATCCGAAGAAACGCAGCGGCCGGGAGGCCGCGATGCGGGAATCCAGCTGGCGCACGGTTCCGGCGGCGGCATTACGGGGGTTGGCGAAGGTCTGCTGCCCGTTTTCCTGCTGGGTTTCGTTCAGCCTTGCAAAGTCCTCTTTGAACATCAGGACTTCCCCGCGCACTTCCAGAAGCGGGGGCGGATTTTTATGAGAAAGTTTTAATGGAATGCTCTTGATGGTTTTGATGTTGTGAGTGACGTCTTCGCCCACGGTGCCGTCACCTCGGGTGATGGCGCGAACCAGCTGGCCGTTTTCATAGATCAGCTCCATCGATAGGCCGTCAAATTTAAGCTCACACAGATATTCCACGGGATCTTCGGTATTTAGAAATTTTCTAACTCTTTCATCGAACTCAAAAATATCCTCGGGAGAATAACTATTGGCCAAAGAAAGCATCGGCAGACGGTGCTGGGCTTTCGTAAATCCTTCCAGGACCGTACCGCCCACGCGCTGAGAGGGCGAGTCACTCAAATCCAGTCCCTTGGGGTTCTTTTCAATATCCAAAAGCTCCGCGAAGAGCTGATCGTATTCGTAATCTGTAATGGTGGGCTTATCCAGAACATGGTAGTTGTGGTCGTGTTCAGAAATGATCTTCTTGAGCTCTTCATGGCGTTTTTTGGACATAGAATAATTTGCACCCATCTCTGAGGTCCAGTCACGGCAAAATGCATCGGGCAAAGAGTGACTGAACAGTCTTCTTGTTATATTTTTTTCCAGTAAGGAGCTGACCCGTGATTGATAAAAAAGCGATTGAGCACATTGCGAAGCTGGCCCGCCTGCATATCACCGAAGATGAAGCCCAGGAGTACAGCACTCAGCTGGCAAAAGCCCTGACCCACTTTGAACAGATCTCTAAAATAAACACCGCTGGCATAGAGCCTATGGTGACTCCGACAGAAATTGAAGCCTACTGGCGTGAGGATGTTGTGAAGCAGGATTTCACCGCCGAAGAAATGACCGGAAATGCACCGGACCGTGCGGGCAATCTTTTTAAAGTCCCACCGGTCGTTTAGGAGGTTGTTGTGGATCTAACATTTGCCTCGCTTTCTGAAATTTCTGAAGCCGTCAATAACCGCAGTATCAGCGCCAAAGAAGTCACTTTGCATTTCCTAAAGCGCATTGAAAATTTGAATCCGAAGCTGAATGCCTTTACGTCACTAAATCCCCAGGCTGTTCAGGAGGCTGAGGCTGTAGACGCTCGAATCGCCAACGGCGAAGACGTGGGCCTGCTGGCGGGTGTGCCTTTTGGTATCAAAGAGATGTTTTGTACCAAGGGTCTGACAACCACCGCCGGATCCAAGATTCTTGAAAACTTTGTTCCGCCTTATGATGCCACAGCGGTGGCCCGTCTTAAAAAATCCGGCATCGTGGTGATGGGTAAGCTGAATCAGGATGAATTTGCCATGGGCTCTTCCAATGAAACGTCCTTTCACGGTGTGGTGAAAAACCCCTGGGACCTGGAACGTGTGCCCGGGGGATCTTCCGGTGGCTCGGCGGCAGCGCAAGCGTCGCGCCTGGTGGCAGGCACGCTGGGTACCGACACCGGCGGCTCGATTCGCCAACCCGCAAGCTTCTGCGGTATCGTGGGCGTGAAGCCCACATACGGCCGTGTGAGCCGCTATGGCATTGTCGCTTATGCTTCGTCCTTGGATCAGGCCGGCCCGATGGTGAGTTCTGTGAGGGATGCGGCATTGACCCTGGAAGTGATTTCAGGTTTTGACCCGCAGGACTCCACCACAACTCAGAAACAAGTCCCCGCCTGGAGTCAGAATCTGAAAGCCGACGTCAAAGGCATGAAGATCGGTCTGATGAAGGAGTACATGACTGGAGCTTTGGATCCGGACGTGCAAAAGACTGTGGAAAACTCGGTGGATACCTTAAAACAACTCGGAGCTGAGATTGTTGAAGTCTCTGTTCCCATGACCGCGTTTGCAGTTCCTGTGTATTACCTGGTGGCCGCCAGCGAAGCGTCGTCGAATCTTTCCCGCTATGACGGTGTGAAATACGGCTATCGTGCCGAATTTAAAAATCTTTCGGCGGTGGACCTGGAAGAGTTCTACAGTCAGACGCGGGGTCAGGCGTTCGGTGCCGAAGTCAAACGTCGTATCATGCTGGGCACGTACTGCCTTTCCAGCGGTTACTATGATGCCTTTTACAACAAGGCCGGTCAGGTGCGCCGCCTGATCATGGAACAGTATCTGGAAGCCTTCAAAAAATGTGATGTGATTTTAAGTCCGGTCACCACCGCACCCGCCTTCAAGATTGGTGAACGGGTTTCTGATCCGTTGGCGATGTATTTGAATGACATCTTTACCACCTCGACGAATCTTGCCGGACTTCCGGGAATGAGTGTCCCGTTTGGTCAGTCGCAAAGTGGTCTTCCGATCGGGATTCAGCTGACCGCCGGTCACTTTGAAGAACAAAAGATGCTGAACGTGGCCTTTGCGCTGGAAGGTGCCTCTTTGGTGAAAGGAAAACATCCCCATGTCATCTAGAGGATATGAAGCCGTCATCGGTATTGAGATCCACGTGCAGCTGAGCACAAAGACCAAAATCTTCAGCTCCGAATCCACGGCCTTTGAAGCGGGTGACAATGAAAACACCTCGCCGGTCAGTGTGGGCATGCCCGGCACCCTGCCGGTCTTAAACAGCAAGGTGGTTGAGTACTCGATTAAAACGGGGCTTGCTTTGGGTTGTGACATCCGCCGCAAATCTGTTTTCGCCCGCAAGAACTATTTCTATCCGGATCTTCCCAAGGGTTATCAGATCTCCCAGTATGATCAGCCTATTTGTGAAAACGGATCCATCACATTCAAAGTGGATGGAAAAGAAAAGACCGTATCCATCACCCGCGCCCATATGGAAGAAGATGCCGGCAAATCCAACCACCACGGTGAATACACACTGATCAACTACAACCGTTCCGGCATTCCATTATTAGAGGTCGTATCGGGCCCCGACATGCGCACGCCGCAGGAGGCAGCAGAATACGCACGCACCATTCGTCAGATTGTGCGCTATTTGGATGTCTGTGACGGAAATCTGGAAGAGGGATCGTTGCGCTGTGACTGCAATGTCTCGGTTCGCAAAGAGGGTGCTAAACAATTCG encodes:
- a CDS encoding 4-hydroxy-tetrahydrodipicolinate reductase, which encodes MKKIKIGLMGSAGRMGQEIAGVIEANPRCELVYAPLRGEKWDSKKAQAVDVWIDFTSPEALKDILKKASETKTPVVCGTTGFSKKEKELLKTYSKKIPVLWSSNMSLGVAVLNEALKAFSAISHFDFQIEEIHHNRKKDRPSGTAITLQENLEKAVDKKLPEALAIRGGGVFGVHKIFAMSDEEVLTFEHTALNRTVFAKGSVQAAEWLVKQKPGLYQIRDVLFGKSKK
- the fsa gene encoding fructose-6-phosphate aldolase is translated as MKFFIDTAEIEEIRQANLRGWVDGVTTNPSLIAKSGKDFHTVIKEICKEITGPVSAEVISLQHEEMVREGKELAKLASNVVVKIPMCEDGMIAVKKLKSEGIKTNVTLVFSPMQALLAAKAGATMVSPFVGRLDDIGVEGMQMVDQVIQMYRNYDFETEVLVASVRSPMHIQLAAEMGADIATIPFKVMQSMTHHPLTDKGIKMFMDDWNKAQKK
- the murD gene encoding UDP-N-acetylmuramoyl-L-alanine--D-glutamate ligase; translated protein: MKKKWANLPPKSMIVQMKEFIKNLKTPIAIVGMGKSGEAAKRLLTLAGHAPESILTFDGKLESAQFRDPQVLMNQKPGTLVVSPGVPLASAWIQDARKNGVQITSELSLACATLETEKMIGVTGSVGKSTTVSILGAGLEAFSKTGFVGGNLGTPFADYAADVIEGKRPRADWVILELSSYQLENCEGLSLDYSAITYLTSNHLERYDNLQHYYDTKWKILSLTKDALLLNREGGDLVEYFHKNGQPEQVKIISRSDKMLTSLQLEKAQLIGQHNQDNLALASALALSAKWPASAIEGMKSFKGLVHRLESVGTYKGIRFINDSKATAMDSVLIATAAAHDTLSKPGRLWLLLGGRDKNLPWQDLKALGNLKDIEFVFFGECREIAQTKSTLPGRSFARLGEALCDILGSAKPGDTVLLSPGGTSLDEFKSFEDRGNYFKKCVSEFTLGN
- a CDS encoding metallophosphoesterase; this translates as MASHTAIISDLHLCEAEPVNLRFPLWKKFKTRQFFFDDTFEVFLKSCEEKAQGASVELVLNGDIFDFDSVLRLPDEPVFHVSGLEKRRGLFPIEERSRFKIEVILKDHADWVRALREFVLRGNRAVFVIGNHDLELHFPEVQAEIYRHLNLPEDKKHQVRFVEWFYISNQDTLIEHGNQYDPYCMCEDPINPFVRGYNFVSLKLPFGNLACRYLMNGMGFFNPHVDSNYIMSIPQYIKFFVKYMLRAQPGLVLTWFWGSVLTLLHSFYDRLAAPIRNPLKIEDRVSLIAEKSNAEPRMVRELKELFVAPAASNPFLLARELWLDRAFIIFVAFYLIFQLMIFVRAIYEISFFWAFIPLFLLLPFFLFYSKSVTSLVSGYKEPDDRVMAMTSAITKVNRIVYGHTHHTRHEMIGSVEHLNSGCWSPAFLDVECTKPLDQKTFVWISPGEAGTRQAELFKFVDGKPELLMNPGRS
- a CDS encoding histone-like protein translates to MAEVLVVTSKVKKLIKEKGQMNTSAETIDVLSKAIEQLCLKGVESAKADGRKTVMARDIVIDHL
- a CDS encoding M12 family metallopeptidase, producing MIKKALPVLLVLGAVISYLLWPRSSENSEVPHPTSTIEKQEPQDAQTPSDSEPGAVFSAFEIKTVQTVSESVPFEEPSSPHDEPAAKSEVTYVVEDGVAVVNEDIVIGVPRSAKARGSVVLESVQLWEGGVVPFHIQGDVPNKSEIIQAIAEFVETPIKFVPYTNQEDVLVFEAGAGCKSYLGKVGGKQPLWISGGCGVTEITHEIMHALGFIHEQNRTDRDRFVEVVWDNIHEKYKHNFELFPASLMVLSGAAAFDFESVMLYQPTAFSKNGEVTIRSKTESLLAPSAALSAGDIQRLVHVYGRN
- the ligA gene encoding NAD-dependent DNA ligase LigA, which gives rise to MSKKRHEELKKIISEHDHNYHVLDKPTITDYEYDQLFAELLDIEKNPKGLDLSDSPSQRVGGTVLEGFTKAQHRLPMLSLANSYSPEDIFEFDERVRKFLNTEDPVEYLCELKFDGLSMELIYENGQLVRAITRGDGTVGEDVTHNIKTIKSIPLKLSHKNPPPLLEVRGEVLMFKEDFARLNETQQENGQQTFANPRNAAAGTVRQLDSRIAASRPLRFFGYALGAVEGETFNTQKNIQEYFNDHGIPTVLPYKEDLLVVAKGPEEVVKYYHHIEKVRPKLPFDIDGVVIKVNSLRLQEDLGLVARSPRWATAAKFKPEQAQTTVEDIVVQVGRTGALTPVAIMKPVKVGGVTVTNATLHNQDEITRKDIRIGDTVIIQRAGDVIPEVVEVVNPDKRPADRLPYSIPERCPACDSVAVKAEGEVVTRCVNPLCIAVVKESLKHFVARRAMNIDKVGDRLIETLVDNKLLTRFSDFYRLTKEQILSLERQGDKSADNIIKSIENSKNPTLARFIFALGIRFVGEQTGKHLADHFLTIDKFLEASEEELLQVPEIGAKVAKSIRDWTGNPKLVDEVKAMIELGVKIAGPVRAQEGSLSGMSFLITGTLPVKRDDAKDLIERNGGKILGSVSSKLNYLVVGDDPGSKVEKAQGLGVKIISWEELQAMI